One Pseudocalidococcus azoricus BACA0444 DNA segment encodes these proteins:
- a CDS encoding site-specific integrase, whose product MDGRINQANGRLKSSKVGVSIQAIGNRLYLQATLPSKSGDRPAHQQRIALGVMANPAGVSFAEKEARKVGVMLAENSFTWEKYQKQTRSELISDWITRFETHYFTTRERTDKTETTWKGDYLKILKLLPGDQPLSVDVLRSVIDATPINSKTRKRACMVIGALSKFAELPLDVQGLAGNYSTKRTSPREIPEDALIAECWGKFTNPAWQWVYGMLATYGLRPHEVFRLNYDAISSGAMVIEVQENTKTGFRRVWPCYPEWFEQFGLSQVILPQVNVNRANLEVGRAASRYLTNHLPFKPYDLRHAWAIRTLAFGLDITLAAQQMGHSVQTHSETYHHWISQDVHQRAFESLMLRPDRPLPPILHFE is encoded by the coding sequence ATGGATGGACGTATAAACCAGGCCAACGGCCGTCTTAAATCCTCCAAGGTTGGGGTCAGCATCCAGGCCATAGGGAACCGTCTTTATTTGCAGGCCACGCTACCGAGTAAATCAGGGGATAGGCCAGCGCACCAGCAACGGATAGCGTTAGGGGTCATGGCAAATCCGGCCGGGGTGAGTTTTGCTGAGAAAGAAGCTCGTAAGGTTGGGGTCATGCTGGCAGAAAATAGCTTTACTTGGGAGAAATACCAGAAACAAACCCGATCAGAGTTAATTTCAGACTGGATCACACGGTTTGAGACTCACTACTTCACCACCAGAGAGCGCACTGACAAAACAGAAACCACATGGAAAGGCGACTATCTGAAAATCTTGAAGCTATTGCCTGGAGATCAGCCTCTCAGTGTGGATGTGTTGCGCTCGGTGATTGATGCCACGCCAATCAACTCCAAAACCCGAAAGCGGGCCTGTATGGTGATCGGGGCCTTGTCCAAGTTTGCTGAGTTGCCTCTGGACGTTCAAGGCTTGGCCGGTAATTATTCCACTAAAAGAACATCCCCCAGAGAGATTCCAGAGGATGCTTTGATTGCTGAGTGTTGGGGCAAGTTCACAAATCCGGCCTGGCAGTGGGTTTATGGGATGCTGGCAACTTACGGATTGCGGCCCCATGAAGTCTTTAGGTTGAACTATGACGCTATATCTAGTGGGGCCATGGTGATTGAAGTTCAAGAAAACACTAAAACTGGATTTAGGCGGGTGTGGCCGTGCTATCCAGAGTGGTTTGAGCAGTTCGGGCTGTCTCAGGTGATTTTGCCCCAGGTCAATGTGAATCGTGCCAATCTTGAAGTCGGCCGGGCTGCAAGCCGCTATCTCACCAATCATTTGCCGTTTAAGCCCTACGATTTGCGCCATGCCTGGGCCATTAGAACCCTGGCTTTTGGGCTTGACATTACCCTGGCTGCACAACAGATGGGCCATTCTGTGCAAACCCACTCTGAGACTTACCACCATTGGATTAGCCAGGATGTTCATCAGCGGGCTTTTGAGTCTCTGATGTTGAGGCCTGATCGTCCTCTACCTCCCATTCTTCACTTTGAATGA
- the psbP gene encoding photosystem II reaction center PsbP, producing the protein MLSLSLMVSFMVQRIVLVFILVVALMLGGCGANAATGLQAYVDSIDGYEFLYPTGWVQVEVSGNADVVFHDIIQTSENVSVVVSQTSSNKTLTDLGSPEEVGQRLLRNVIAPQESGRNAELLSAAAAEIGPKTYYSLEYLVQIPTVNGEFQERHNLSTIAVSRGKVFTLSVSAPEGRWPKVENRYQQIAQSFSVY; encoded by the coding sequence ATGCTCAGTTTATCCCTCATGGTCAGCTTTATGGTGCAACGGATTGTTTTGGTTTTCATTTTGGTCGTAGCCCTAATGCTGGGTGGCTGTGGTGCCAATGCCGCTACGGGCCTCCAGGCCTATGTGGATAGTATTGATGGCTATGAGTTTCTCTATCCCACGGGTTGGGTGCAAGTGGAAGTTTCTGGAAACGCTGATGTTGTGTTCCATGACATCATTCAAACCTCTGAAAATGTTAGTGTCGTAGTCAGCCAAACCAGTAGCAATAAGACCTTGACGGATTTGGGTAGCCCGGAAGAAGTGGGGCAACGCCTGCTCCGAAATGTAATTGCTCCTCAGGAATCTGGACGCAATGCGGAATTATTATCAGCCGCCGCTGCGGAAATTGGCCCCAAAACCTATTACTCTTTGGAATACCTGGTTCAAATCCCGACTGTTAATGGTGAATTCCAAGAGCGTCATAATCTCTCAACCATCGCGGTTAGTCGGGGCAAGGTGTTTACCCTCAGTGTGTCTGCCCCAGAAGGTCGCTGGCCAAAAGTAGAAAATCGCTATCAGCAAATTGCTCAGTCTTTCTCAGTGTATTAG
- a CDS encoding universal stress protein, with protein sequence MFKKIVVAVDGTDLGDLAFQEALAMAQANQSNLMLVHVMSPMNEAYPDPIFAAPGATGVYVGLHEEVMKVYTEQWEAFEQRGLDLLKNLTEMATAAGVPTEFTQALGDPGKAICNLAFEWDADLIVLGRRGLKGLSELFLGSVSNYVLHHAHCSVLTIQGAKAKAAE encoded by the coding sequence ATGTTTAAAAAAATTGTCGTGGCTGTAGATGGAACCGATTTAGGGGATCTGGCCTTTCAAGAAGCCCTTGCCATGGCCCAGGCCAATCAAAGTAACTTAATGCTTGTCCATGTCATGTCCCCGATGAATGAAGCCTATCCAGATCCAATTTTTGCTGCACCGGGAGCTACTGGGGTTTATGTGGGGCTCCATGAAGAAGTGATGAAGGTTTATACGGAACAGTGGGAAGCCTTTGAGCAACGGGGCCTGGATTTACTAAAAAATCTCACAGAGATGGCCACTGCGGCGGGTGTACCAACGGAATTTACCCAGGCCCTTGGAGATCCGGGTAAGGCGATTTGTAACTTGGCCTTCGAGTGGGACGCTGACTTAATTGTGTTGGGGCGACGGGGCCTAAAAGGATTGAGTGAATTATTTTTGGGTAGCGTGAGTAACTACGTCCTGCACCATGCCCATTGTTCCGTTTTGACGATTCAAGGTGCAAAAGCCAAAGCTGCTGAATGA